The Deltaproteobacteria bacterium genome contains a region encoding:
- a CDS encoding membrane integrity-associated transporter subunit PqiC, with protein MNCLKMMLKLGLGLVLLLGGCMKAKHPGHQIEYYTLEYEPPAVAELEPIPVVLRIERFGVAPNFNTNRIVYRERSYRREAYVYKRWRSNPADLVTYFLSRDIKRSGLFQAVLPYDTRVAPSYVIEGTVDEFVEWDTTALWEAVMSLSITLMDENEPDISKRILFQKTYQVSEPCRERKPAALAEAMSRAMAKISAEIIQDLHARLKDRTEGGGS; from the coding sequence ATGAATTGTCTGAAGATGATGCTGAAGCTGGGTCTTGGTCTCGTACTGCTTCTCGGTGGCTGCATGAAGGCCAAACATCCCGGCCACCAGATTGAATACTATACCCTCGAGTATGAACCTCCCGCGGTGGCCGAACTTGAGCCCATCCCGGTCGTCCTCAGGATAGAGCGTTTTGGAGTGGCCCCCAACTTCAACACCAACCGCATCGTCTATCGAGAAAGGTCATATCGGCGAGAGGCCTACGTCTACAAAAGGTGGCGAAGCAATCCCGCTGACCTCGTAACCTATTTCCTGAGCAGGGACATCAAGAGATCGGGGCTATTCCAAGCCGTCCTGCCCTACGACACCCGGGTCGCGCCCTCCTATGTGATCGAAGGGACCGTGGACGAGTTCGTCGAATGGGACACGACCGCCCTCTGGGAGGCGGTTATGTCTCTCAGCATCACCTTGATGGACGAAAACGAGCCTGATATAAGCAAGAGAATCCTGTTTCAAAAGACCTATCAAGTAAGCGAACCGTGCCGGGAGAGAAAACCGGCCGCCCTGGCCGAGGCGATGAGCAGGGCCATGGCAAAGATTTCTGCGGAGATCATCCAAGACCTGCATGCCCGGCTCAAGGATCGTACGGAAGGCGGGGGGAGCTAG